In Stenotrophomonas sp. ASS1, the following proteins share a genomic window:
- a CDS encoding IS3-like element ISStma2 family transposase (programmed frameshift): MNKYDARFKLQVAKEACKTSTSVKAIARRHGLEFSTVRRWVATYRLHGWRGFHRQARSYDLPFKLAVLEKMSQDGLSGREATTYFQIGDAGAVGRWRRLYAQGGAQALAPPPPPPRKPMKKTRSSKPPEDMSRDELLKEVAYLRAETDYPKKTRCLDPGRAGGAGRKAQAVQGLRQVHTLSLLLEAAELSRSTFYYQNHVLAHPDQDEAALCERIRAIYDQSQGRYGYRTVTLELANQGHRTNHKRVQRLMGEMGLKSRVRVKRYQAFKGAANVVVGNDLNRQFHAERPNQKWVTDVTEFKVQGMKLYLSPIMDLYNGEIVAYQIKRRPVFDLVGQMLEEAIKKLSPDERPMIHSDQGWQYQHENYRHMLEKHSLKQSMSRRGNCLDNAAMESFFGTLKSEFFYLNSFDSLESLEAGLVEYIQYYNEERIKLKLKGLSPVKYREQAQSAA, from the exons ATGAACAAATACGACGCGCGTTTCAAACTGCAGGTCGCCAAAGAGGCCTGCAAGACCTCCACATCGGTCAAAGCCATTGCCCGTCGCCACGGCCTGGAGTTCTCCACGGTCAGGCGCTGGGTGGCGACCTATCGGCTGCATGGTTGGCGGGGATTTCATCGCCAGGCCCGGTCCTATGACCTCCCGTTCAAGCTGGCTGTCCTGGAGAAGATGAGCCAGGACGGCCTGTCCGGGCGCGAGGCCACCACCTACTTTCAAATTGGCGATGCCGGCGCGGTGGGGCGATGGCGGCGCCTGTATGCTCAAGGCGGTGCCCAAGCGTTGGCACCCCCTCCGCCGCCGCCCCGAAAGCCGATGAAGAAGACCCGTTCGTCCAAGCCGCCTGAAGATATGAGCCGCGATGAGCTGCTCAAGGAAGTCGCCTATCTGCGTGCGGAGACCGACTACC CTAAAAAAACTCGATGCCTTGATCCGGGAAGAGCAGGCGGCGCAGGACGCAAAGCGCAAGCCGTCCAAGGATTGAGGCAGGTTCATACGCTGTCGCTTCTGCTCGAAGCAGCTGAGCTGTCACGCAGTACGTTCTATTACCAGAACCATGTCCTGGCCCATCCGGATCAGGATGAGGCAGCCCTGTGCGAGCGCATCCGTGCAATCTACGATCAAAGCCAAGGGCGCTATGGCTATCGCACGGTGACGCTGGAATTAGCCAATCAGGGTCATCGGACCAATCACAAGCGGGTTCAGCGCCTGATGGGGGAGATGGGGCTGAAATCGCGGGTGCGTGTGAAGCGCTACCAGGCCTTCAAGGGGGCGGCCAATGTTGTGGTTGGCAATGACCTCAATCGCCAGTTCCATGCCGAGCGGCCCAACCAGAAGTGGGTGACTGACGTGACCGAGTTCAAGGTGCAGGGCATGAAGCTATACCTGTCGCCGATCATGGACCTCTACAACGGCGAAATCGTGGCTTATCAGATCAAGCGTCGGCCCGTATTTGATCTGGTGGGTCAAATGCTGGAGGAGGCCATCAAGAAGCTTTCCCCGGATGAGCGCCCCATGATCCACTCCGACCAGGGCTGGCAGTACCAGCATGAAAACTACCGGCACATGCTGGAAAAGCACTCGTTGAAGCAAAGCATGTCCCGGCGCGGCAACTGCCTGGACAATGCGGCGATGGAGAGCTTCTTTGGAACGCTGAAGTCGGAATTCTTCTACCTGAACAGCTTTGACAGCCTCGAGAGTCTGGAGGCTGGGCTGGTGGAATACATCCAGTACTACAACGAAGAACGCATCAAACTGAAACTGAAAGGTCTGAGCCCGGTAAAGTACCGGGAGCAGGCCCAATCGGCCGCCTGA
- a CDS encoding hybrid sensor histidine kinase/response regulator, whose product MVYLRAAMLLLVLLCCLSPAAAQPVPPSPRQVTVFDGLPSNTVNRMAEDRYGYLWIATNDGLARYDGRNYRIWRSEDGLRDNRIWTVLVDARNQLWIGTENAGLVRMSADRRQLHFYDRSSQPLMGTNTVWSLATTPDGSVWFGTHEGGLYRLDNQDRLQRFLPEANNPRSLPAASVPYLATLADGSLWIGTKHGVARWTGTDFERVGAGIVPSLLINGLTAEPDGSLWISTMAGAIVRRPDGRFEAPSWKLPEGEQVLGMMLRDEQGGHWLDTRTGLGRAVDGQYQAVPLYSAVARGPVRPNWTGAYEDREGGIWLASTNAGLWHLLPRWWQFSVLSRLEDDPRSLRNAFVLGTSPSSNGGIWTVGSHGALDRFDPKTGRIEQHRTWVNGMHWLTSVREDRRGQVWIGSNDALLRYDPKRRDLRRWGRDAGADATMEGVIESMMTCDGDSLWLMLPSGLQQRDLDGRLRRQLDNGQRGLQQGQLNLDVECGPQDHIWLASSRGLLQWLPESERFQPVPGAPATAIHALHVGSDGQVWLSEDGRLSRYRWSQGRLERQAVIGAEQGYPAISASGLVVDVQGVAWATSARGLVRIGADGQSVRLYGVHDGLPSQEFREHTLVMSGDGHLVAGTPSGVVVFDPEQVRPSMRRAPLVIERVEVRRNEQVLDLTHDTPLQIADGDRDLRIVARLLSFADSASNTYRYRLAGYDPDWVEVGPAGERLFSRLAPGSYRLEVQARSADHVWSRVQSLEFRVQPPWWRSLSGLLVLASFALLLTSWFAWLYRRRLQRRHAYQLALHKQELAEQASAAKTRFLANLGHEIRTPMTGVLGMSELLLSSPLDPQQRGYTQSIRHAGEHLLHLVNDALDLARIESGRLELQSKPFALSCLLQDLAALMGPLAAQKGLRFTLDNQLPPGLQATGDSMRVRQILLNLLSNAVKFTSRGTITLHARSDAELRSLHFEVRDTGPGISQEQQQRLFRRFEQADGARTAAQYGGSGLGLAICRELAHAMQGRIQVESQLGRGTCFGVTLPLPMVVDADAEADGETHREDAANMPPLRVLLVEDDATVADVVRGLLSARGHEVVHAGHALAALREISAGDFDVGLLDLDLPGLSGFELAQHLRNQGYMLPLLAVTARTDPDLQQQVEAAGIGGFLRKPVTGELLVEAIARVMGR is encoded by the coding sequence GTGGTGTATCTGCGGGCGGCGATGCTGCTGCTGGTCCTCCTGTGCTGCCTGTCGCCCGCTGCGGCGCAGCCGGTGCCACCGAGCCCGCGCCAGGTGACGGTGTTCGACGGCTTGCCGTCCAATACCGTGAACCGCATGGCCGAGGATCGTTACGGTTACCTCTGGATCGCCACCAACGACGGTCTGGCCCGCTACGATGGGCGCAACTACCGGATCTGGCGTTCGGAAGACGGCCTGCGCGACAACCGCATCTGGACGGTGCTGGTCGATGCCCGCAACCAACTCTGGATCGGCACCGAGAACGCGGGCCTGGTACGGATGTCGGCCGATCGCCGCCAGCTGCATTTCTACGACCGCAGCAGCCAGCCGTTGATGGGCACCAACACGGTCTGGAGCCTGGCCACCACGCCGGATGGTTCGGTCTGGTTCGGCACCCACGAAGGTGGTCTGTACCGCCTGGACAACCAGGACCGGCTGCAGCGCTTCCTGCCCGAAGCGAACAACCCACGCAGCCTGCCGGCCGCATCGGTGCCTTATCTGGCAACCCTGGCCGATGGCAGCCTGTGGATCGGCACCAAGCATGGTGTCGCGCGCTGGACCGGCACGGACTTTGAACGGGTTGGTGCCGGCATCGTTCCCAGCCTGCTGATCAATGGCCTGACGGCCGAGCCCGATGGCAGCCTCTGGATCAGCACGATGGCCGGTGCCATCGTGCGTCGTCCCGATGGTCGTTTCGAGGCACCGTCCTGGAAGCTGCCCGAAGGCGAACAGGTGCTGGGCATGATGCTGCGCGACGAGCAGGGCGGGCACTGGCTGGACACCCGCACCGGCCTTGGCCGCGCGGTCGATGGCCAGTACCAGGCCGTGCCGCTGTACAGCGCGGTGGCGCGTGGCCCGGTACGCCCGAACTGGACCGGCGCCTACGAGGATCGCGAGGGGGGCATCTGGCTGGCCAGCACCAACGCCGGCCTGTGGCACCTGCTGCCGCGCTGGTGGCAGTTCTCGGTGCTGTCGCGGCTGGAGGACGACCCCCGCTCGCTGCGCAATGCCTTCGTGCTGGGTACCAGCCCGTCCAGCAACGGCGGCATCTGGACGGTCGGCAGCCACGGCGCGCTGGACCGCTTCGATCCGAAGACCGGCCGCATCGAACAGCACCGCACCTGGGTCAACGGCATGCACTGGCTGACCTCGGTGCGCGAGGATCGCCGCGGCCAGGTCTGGATCGGCTCCAACGACGCGCTGCTGCGCTACGACCCGAAGCGGCGAGATCTGCGCCGCTGGGGCCGGGATGCCGGCGCCGACGCGACCATGGAAGGGGTCATCGAATCGATGATGACCTGTGATGGTGACAGCCTCTGGCTGATGCTGCCGTCGGGTCTTCAGCAGCGCGATCTGGATGGGCGCCTGCGGCGCCAGCTGGACAATGGCCAGCGCGGATTGCAGCAGGGCCAGCTCAATCTCGATGTGGAATGCGGGCCGCAGGACCATATCTGGCTGGCCAGCAGCCGAGGCCTGCTGCAGTGGCTGCCGGAAAGCGAGCGCTTCCAGCCGGTGCCGGGCGCACCGGCGACCGCGATCCATGCACTGCACGTGGGCAGCGATGGCCAGGTCTGGCTGTCCGAGGATGGCCGCCTGTCGCGCTACCGCTGGAGCCAGGGCCGGCTGGAGCGGCAGGCCGTGATCGGTGCCGAGCAGGGCTACCCGGCGATCTCCGCTTCGGGGCTGGTGGTCGATGTACAGGGGGTGGCGTGGGCAACCAGCGCGCGTGGCCTGGTGCGCATCGGCGCCGATGGCCAGAGCGTGCGCCTGTATGGCGTGCATGACGGCCTGCCGAGCCAGGAATTCCGCGAGCACACGCTGGTGATGTCGGGAGACGGCCATCTGGTGGCGGGTACGCCGTCCGGTGTGGTGGTGTTCGACCCGGAGCAGGTGCGGCCCTCGATGCGGCGTGCGCCGCTGGTGATCGAGCGGGTGGAGGTGCGCCGCAACGAGCAGGTGCTGGACCTCACCCACGACACGCCGTTGCAGATCGCCGATGGCGACCGCGATCTGCGCATCGTCGCGCGCCTGTTGTCGTTCGCCGATTCGGCGTCCAATACCTATCGTTACCGGTTGGCCGGCTATGACCCGGACTGGGTGGAAGTGGGACCGGCCGGTGAGCGCCTGTTCTCGCGGCTGGCACCGGGCAGCTATCGGCTGGAAGTGCAGGCGCGGTCGGCCGACCATGTCTGGTCACGGGTGCAGAGCCTGGAATTCCGCGTGCAGCCACCGTGGTGGCGCAGCCTGTCTGGCCTGCTGGTGCTGGCCTCGTTCGCGCTGCTGCTGACCAGCTGGTTCGCCTGGCTGTACCGTCGGCGCCTGCAGCGTCGCCACGCCTATCAGCTGGCGCTGCACAAGCAGGAGCTGGCCGAGCAGGCGTCGGCGGCCAAGACCCGCTTCCTGGCCAACCTTGGTCATGAGATCCGCACGCCGATGACCGGTGTGCTCGGCATGAGCGAGCTGCTGCTGTCCTCACCGCTGGATCCGCAGCAGCGCGGCTATACACAATCAATCCGCCACGCCGGCGAGCACCTGCTGCATCTGGTCAACGATGCGCTGGACCTGGCGCGGATCGAATCGGGCCGTCTGGAGTTGCAGTCCAAGCCGTTCGCGCTGAGCTGCCTGCTGCAGGACCTGGCGGCGCTGATGGGCCCGTTGGCTGCACAGAAGGGCCTGCGCTTCACCCTCGACAACCAGTTGCCGCCCGGCCTGCAGGCCACCGGCGACTCGATGCGGGTACGGCAGATCCTGCTGAACCTGCTTTCGAATGCGGTCAAGTTCACCAGCCGCGGCACCATCACCCTGCACGCGCGCAGCGACGCCGAGCTGCGATCGCTGCATTTCGAAGTGCGCGACACCGGCCCCGGCATCAGCCAGGAGCAACAGCAACGCCTGTTCCGCCGCTTCGAGCAGGCCGATGGTGCACGTACCGCGGCGCAGTACGGCGGCAGTGGCCTGGGCCTGGCGATCTGCCGCGAACTGGCGCATGCGATGCAGGGGCGGATCCAGGTGGAGAGCCAGCTCGGTCGCGGCACCTGCTTCGGCGTGACGTTGCCGTTGCCGATGGTGGTCGATGCCGATGCCGAAGCAGATGGTGAAACGCACCGCGAGGACGCGGCCAACATGCCGCCATTGCGGGTACTGCTGGTGGAGGACGACGCGACTGTGGCCGATGTGGTGCGCGGGCTGCTGAGTGCGCGCGGGCACGAGGTGGTACATGCGGGCCATGCGCTGGCGGCACTGCGTGAGATCAGTGCCGGTGATTTCGACGTCGGCCTGCTGGATCTCGACCTGCCGGGCCTGAGCGGCTTCGAGCTGGCCCAGCATCTGCGCAACCAGGGCTACATGCTGCCACTGCTGGCGGTGACCGCACGTACCGACCCGGACCTGCAGCAGCAGGTGGAGGCGGCCGGCATCGGTGGCTTCCTGCGCAAGCCGGTGACCGGGGAACTGCTGGTGGAAGCGATCGCCCGGGTGATGGGAAGGTAG